ACGATGCTCGGCATCGTGCTGGGGTCGATGATCGGCAGCACCGTGATCGTGGAGACGCTGTTCTCGTTGCCGGGCATGGGCTCGCTGATCGTCCGTGCGGCGCAGCAGGGTGACATGCCGATGGTGCAGGGTGCGGTGCTGGTGATCGCGGTCATCTATGTGGTGGCCAACGGTGTCATCGACATCTCCTACGGATACCTCGACCCAAGGAGCCGACGAGCCCATGTCTGAGATCAAGATTGACGACATCGACGTCGACATGCCGGCCATCACGGGCCGGGTCCTCGACGATGCGGGTGCCGAGGAGTCGGCGAACGCGTCGGATCTGGCCGAGCGCCGCAACCTCTACCGGGTCGGCACGATCCTCACCGTGGTGGGCGTGATCGCGGCCGGGATCGGTCTCGCGCCCATGCTGGTCATGGGGGCACGTGTCGTGATCTTCCTGGTCGGCCTCGTCGCGCTCTACATGGGTGTGCGACGGATCGGGTTGGCGCGCTTCGGGTCGGACTTCGACCTCACGTTCATCCTGTCGTGTGTGTGGCTGGTGGTGCTGATCGCGGCCGCGGTGCTCGCGCCGGTGCTGCCGCTGGCCGAGCACCAGGACACCACCAAGACGCTCAGCGCGAAGAGCTATGCCGCGCCGAGCCTGTTCTCGGCGCACCCGTTGGGCACCAACAATTTCGGACTCGACATGCTCGCCCGCTCCATCTTCGGTGCCCGGTCGTCGCTGGTCGTCGCGGTCGCGGCGGTGCTGATCGGGATGATCGTCGGTGGCGCGATCGGTATCGCCGCCGGCTACTTCGGCGGCTGGGTCGACCGGATCGTCGGCGTGCTCACCAACTCGCTGCTCGCGGTGCCGGCGTTGATCCTGCTGATCGCGCTTGCCTCGGTGCTCGAGCCGAACCTGCGTAACATCTCCCTCGCGCTCGCGGTCCTGGCGATCCCGTCCATGGTCCGCATCGCGAGGGCGAACACGCTCGTGTTCTCGCAACGCGAATTCGTCCTCGCGGCACGGGCGATGGGCGCGAGCAAGTGGCGGGTGATGCTGCGCGAGATCGCCCCCAACGTGGTCCTGCCGGTCGCGTCGCTGGGCATGGTGATGATCTCGGTGATGATCGTCGCCGAGGCGTCGCTGAGTTTCCTCGGGCTCGGCATCGCGCCGCCCGCCCCGACGTGGGGCAACATGATCTCCGAGGGCCAGGGCAACGTCTTCGCCCAACACCCCTACATCGTGCTGGTGCCCGGCCTGTTCCTGTTCCTGACGGTGTTCTCGTTCAACATGGTCGGCGAGAAGGCCCAGAAACGCACCGGCGGCACCCGGGAGGTGAAACTGTGAGCAGCAACGAACCACTCCTGACGGTGGACGGCGTCTCCACCCGCTTCCGCACCAAGCGAGGGCAGCTCCGAGCGGTCGAGCAGGTCACGCTGTCGCTCGACGCGGGCGAGACCCTCGGCCTGGTCGGCGAGTCCGGATCCGGTAAATCCGTTCTGGGACAGACCATCATGGGACTCGTCTCCAGCGGCGGCGGTACGACGGTCACCGGTGAGGTGCAGTTCATGGGCCGCGACATGCAAGCACTGACCCGCACGCAGCAGCAGCAGGTGTGGGGCAAGGACATCGCGATGGTGTTCCAGGATCCGATGTCGGCTCTCAACCCGTTCAAGCGGATCGGGACGCACATCACCGAGTCGCTGCGTGCCCACCTCGGCCTGGACAAGACGCAGGCCCGAGAGCGGGCGATCGAGCTGCTGCGCAAGGTCCGCATCCCCGAGCCGACGCGGCGGATCGACCAGTACCCGCACGAACTCTCCGGCGGCATGCGCCAGCGGGTGGTGATCGCGATGGCGCTGGCGTGCGATCCGAAGCTGACCATCGCCGACGAGCCAACCACCGCGCT
This genomic stretch from Prescottella soli harbors:
- a CDS encoding ABC transporter ATP-binding protein, which encodes MSSNEPLLTVDGVSTRFRTKRGQLRAVEQVTLSLDAGETLGLVGESGSGKSVLGQTIMGLVSSGGGTTVTGEVQFMGRDMQALTRTQQQQVWGKDIAMVFQDPMSALNPFKRIGTHITESLRAHLGLDKTQARERAIELLRKVRIPEPTRRIDQYPHELSGGMRQRVVIAMALACDPKLTIADEPTTALDVTVQKQILELLESLRTEMGMAGILVSHDLGVVAGQTDRVAVMYAGRIVETAPTRQLFAGPRHPYTEALLAAVPRLEQQPHTRLESIDGGLPDMTKPPTGCAFASRCKYAQNKCRETAPTLTAAPDTAGARHPHEVACHFPRGGAGVVDLAAPPTAGADDRELEVESI
- a CDS encoding ABC transporter permease; the protein is MSEIKIDDIDVDMPAITGRVLDDAGAEESANASDLAERRNLYRVGTILTVVGVIAAGIGLAPMLVMGARVVIFLVGLVALYMGVRRIGLARFGSDFDLTFILSCVWLVVLIAAAVLAPVLPLAEHQDTTKTLSAKSYAAPSLFSAHPLGTNNFGLDMLARSIFGARSSLVVAVAAVLIGMIVGGAIGIAAGYFGGWVDRIVGVLTNSLLAVPALILLIALASVLEPNLRNISLALAVLAIPSMVRIARANTLVFSQREFVLAARAMGASKWRVMLREIAPNVVLPVASLGMVMISVMIVAEASLSFLGLGIAPPAPTWGNMISEGQGNVFAQHPYIVLVPGLFLFLTVFSFNMVGEKAQKRTGGTREVKL